GCAATGTACACTGTATATGGAATACAAAGTGGGCTAttttacccagagtctacagaggGATTCTGTGATGTTTGCCCAGAGTCGACAGAGGGATCCTGTGATGTTTACCCAGAGTCGACAGAGGGATCCTGTGATGTTTGCCCAGAGTCGACAGAGGGATCCTGAGAACTGATGCCTGAgaggatggaggtgtggaggtgatTCAGTCCTCTGTCTGAAAGACTTCTCTCTCCACCTGTGTGGATTTTCTCTCCGCCTGTGCGGGTTCTCTCTCCGCCTGTGCGGGTTCTCTCTCCGCCTGGGCGGGTTCTCTCTCCGCCTGGGCGGGTTCTCTCTCCGCCTGGGcgggttctctctctgcctgtgtggGTTTTCTGATGACTCTTCAGGTTTCCTGACTGAGCAAATCTCTTCCCACATATGTCACATTTATAacgtttctctccagtgtgtgttctcttgtgtaCAGTCAGCAGTCCTGACTGAGCGAATCTCTTCCTGCATAGATcacagctgtagggtttctctccagtgtgcacTCGTTGGTGCATTTTCAATTCTACTGGCTGAATaaagctcttcccacattgatcgcAGCGGtagggtttctctcctgtgtgcctACGCATGTGTACATTCAGGGATCCCATGTGtgtgaagctcttcccacatcGATCGCACAGGAAAAGAGAGTTCTGTCTGGGGTGTACAAGCTGGTGGGTTCTCAACTCTCCTTTGGAAATGTATCTCTTCTCACACTGTTCACaactgtaaggtttctctccggtGTGTATATGCTTGTGTTTAGTCAGGAATCCCGATGAAGCaaagctcttcccacattgatcacagacaTATGGTTTCTCGCCTGTGTGTATACGCTTGTGTATATTCAGGTTTCCCAAACTagaaaaactctttccacactgatcACAGACATATTGTTTCTCGCCTGTGTGTATACGCTTGTGTATATTCAGGTCTCCAGAACTAGCAAAACTCTTCCAACATTGATCACAGACATGAATACCCTCCCACATGTGTTTTCTCTGGTGGTGTCTTGCTAGGTCTTCTGAATGAGCAAAACTCCACTCACAGTGCTTACAGCTGTATATAGCACAGCTAcgaggtttctctccagtgtgtgttggcTTATGTAAAGTCAGTGTTCCTGAGTTAGTAaatctcttcccacactgatcacagacatatggtttctctcctgtgtgtgttagcTTGTGTTCAGTCAGGGAATAAGCTCtcgcaaaactcttcccacattgatcacagcgataaggtttctctcctgtgtgtgtttgctgGTGCCGTTTCAACTTCACTGATGTAGGGAAGCTCTTCTCACAGTCTGAGCAGTGGAACGTCACGCCAGTGTGTGTTCGCTTGTGTTCAGTCAGGGAACAAgcttgagtaaaactcttcccacattgatcgcagctataaggtttctctccagtgtgtgttcgcTTGTGTATAGTCAATTGTCCTGATGTACGGAAACGCTTTCCACATATAGGACAgccatatggtttctctcctgtgtgtgttctcttgtgtCTAGTCAGTGTTCCTGACATACGGAAACTCTTTCCACATATAAGACAGACATatggtctctctcctgtgtgtactctTTGGTGCCGTCGTAGGTTTCCTGATTGAGTGAAACTCTTCTCACATACATGACAGCTATAAGGTCGCTGGATCACTTTCAACCCTGGAGCCTTCCCAGATGATAAGTTCTTCCCACTGAGCGAGCGATAGTTAGGGTTGTCCCCTGTGAAACAAAGACATGAAGTTAAGGTTCCTCACATGTACCAAAGTATTTCACAATGAACTAGTGTTGAAGTATCTTCCCCATCCAACACAGATGAGCTGCTATACAACACTGAATAGTTACGTTTAGCAAATATGGctcaataaataaatattgatccatcaatgaactgttacagaagcagATTgtagtctaatacacaccattgTTCCTACTTGATGACGTCGAATCTGAATCTCCATatcccttctcttctcctcctactCTCGTAGTTCCACTCAGCTCCAGTGTTTTCCTGCAGTCAACCAGCCGCACAGACACCCTCTTCAAACCCAGTAGTAATGTGCTAGCGGGAGAGGCAGGACCTGGGGACTCGGGGAGAGGGGAGGCGGGTGGGAGAGACGTGTCCTGAAAACCACAAAAAAGAGAGCCAGTATAAAATCAGGAAGGAAACACTCTCCTACTGGTCCAGAAATTTAGAATCCTCAAAAGTCTCAGCAGTATTTCCGTGATCCTTCTCATTCTCTGGACCTCCAAATATAAAATGCATTAAGGAGACTACCTGAGCTTCCTCCTTTGACTTTATCCTCCAATGAATTTATAACAGGAGGTCCAGAGAACgagaggaatcaaggaaatactGCTGAGACTTTCTGGGAAATACTCACACCCCTCTGCCACTGCTCTGGGGTGTGGTTCTCTGGAGCTGCCTCCAGCCCGTTGCTAAGAAACCAATCCTTGTTTTCCATGTCCCATTCTTCATCGCAGTCTGTAGCATCATCATCAGACTGGCTGTGACTCATGGGTGACACAGTAGATTCTTCCTGTATCTTTCTGATGTCATCTTTCAGTCGGAGTAACCAAGACATTCCCTGCTCCTCCGATTTGACCGAATCTGCATTTTCCCACATTTCCTCCAAGATTTTACGGCGCAACGAGCGATGGTTCTTTCCTGTAACTTGGGAGCCATCTATTCCACAG
The Salvelinus fontinalis isolate EN_2023a unplaced genomic scaffold, ASM2944872v1 scaffold_0144, whole genome shotgun sequence DNA segment above includes these coding regions:
- the LOC129843479 gene encoding zinc finger protein 345-like isoform X1 → MSGERETLLDEIEQTLNCLTKDNLLYLCERCGIDGSQVTGKNHRSLRRKILEEMWENADSVKSEEQGMSWLLRLKDDIRKIQEESTVSPMSHSQSDDDATDCDEEWDMENKDWFLSNGLEAAPENHTPEQWQRGDTSLPPASPLPESPGPASPASTLLLGLKRVSVRLVDCRKTLELSGTTRVGGEEKGYGDSDSTSSSRNNGDNPNYRSLSGKNLSSGKAPGLKVIQRPYSCHVCEKSFTQSGNLRRHQRVHTGERPYVCLICGKSFRMSGTLTRHKRTHTGEKPYGCPICGKRFRTSGQLTIHKRTHTGEKPYSCDQCGKSFTQACSLTEHKRTHTGVTFHCSDCEKSFPTSVKLKRHQQTHTGEKPYRCDQCGKSFARAYSLTEHKLTHTGEKPYVCDQCGKRFTNSGTLTLHKPTHTGEKPRSCAIYSCKHCEWSFAHSEDLARHHQRKHMWEGIHVCDQCWKSFASSGDLNIHKRIHTGEKQYVCDQCGKSFSSLGNLNIHKRIHTGEKPYVCDQCGKSFASSGFLTKHKHIHTGEKPYSCEQCEKRYISKGELRTHQLVHPRQNSLFLCDRCGKSFTHMGSLNVHMRRHTGEKPYRCDQCGKSFIQPVELKMHQRVHTGEKPYSCDLCRKRFAQSGLLTVHKRTHTGEKRYKCDICGKRFAQSGNLKSHQKTHTGRERTRPGGERTRPGGERTRPGGERTRTGGERTRTGGEKIHTGGERSLSDRGLNHLHTSILSGISSQDPSVDSGQTSQDPSVDSG
- the LOC129843479 gene encoding zinc finger protein 345-like isoform X2, with translation MKNGTWKTRIGFLATGWRQLQRTTPQSSGRGDTSLPPASPLPESPGPASPASTLLLGLKRVSVRLVDCRKTLELSGTTRVGGEEKGYGDSDSTSSSRNNGDNPNYRSLSGKNLSSGKAPGLKVIQRPYSCHVCEKSFTQSGNLRRHQRVHTGERPYVCLICGKSFRMSGTLTRHKRTHTGEKPYGCPICGKRFRTSGQLTIHKRTHTGEKPYSCDQCGKSFTQACSLTEHKRTHTGVTFHCSDCEKSFPTSVKLKRHQQTHTGEKPYRCDQCGKSFARAYSLTEHKLTHTGEKPYVCDQCGKRFTNSGTLTLHKPTHTGEKPRSCAIYSCKHCEWSFAHSEDLARHHQRKHMWEGIHVCDQCWKSFASSGDLNIHKRIHTGEKQYVCDQCGKSFSSLGNLNIHKRIHTGEKPYVCDQCGKSFASSGFLTKHKHIHTGEKPYSCEQCEKRYISKGELRTHQLVHPRQNSLFLCDRCGKSFTHMGSLNVHMRRHTGEKPYRCDQCGKSFIQPVELKMHQRVHTGEKPYSCDLCRKRFAQSGLLTVHKRTHTGEKRYKCDICGKRFAQSGNLKSHQKTHTGRERTRPGGERTRPGGERTRPGGERTRTGGERTRTGGEKIHTGGERSLSDRGLNHLHTSILSGISSQDPSVDSGQTSQDPSVDSG